Proteins from a single region of Nomia melanderi isolate GNS246 chromosome 11, iyNomMela1, whole genome shotgun sequence:
- the LOC116435213 gene encoding uncharacterized protein LOC116435213 isoform X1, with the protein MEGPHKRRNKSLQNEEAESSNVIESEEETTPDAPKKNLKYYFNRFRYYHYYIAEKVDTAIGVVCFMIIKVYFFLTGYEQFGLETNEATNMMNMDVDD; encoded by the exons atgGAAGGGCCACATAAACGAA gaaataaaagcttgcaaaatgaagaagccGAAAGCTCAAATGTTATTGAATCAGAAGAAGAAACTACACCAGATGCTCCGAAGAAAAACTTGAAGTACTACTTTAACAGATTTaggtattatcattattatattgctGAAAAAGTGGATACTGCGATTGGAGTCGTGTGTTTTATGATAATAAAAGTATACTTTTTCCTGACGGGTTATGAACAGTTTGGTTTGGAAACTAACGAAGCGACAAACATGATGAACATGGATGTGGATGATTAA
- the LOC116435213 gene encoding uncharacterized protein LOC116435213 isoform X2 translates to MEGPHKRRNKSLQNEEAESSNVIESEEETTPDAPKKNLKYYFNRFSLVWKLTKRQT, encoded by the exons atgGAAGGGCCACATAAACGAA gaaataaaagcttgcaaaatgaagaagccGAAAGCTCAAATGTTATTGAATCAGAAGAAGAAACTACACCAGATGCTCCGAAGAAAAACTTGAAGTACTACTTTAACAGATTTag TTTGGTTTGGAAACTAACGAAGCGACAAACATGA